In Liquorilactobacillus hordei DSM 19519, the following proteins share a genomic window:
- a CDS encoding Crp/Fnr family transcriptional regulator, producing MESQGILQRDNFGLVLCELKKKELFSLVEEARLLPIVQKAVVLQYKRGERLLFNSNNDQKVFLLTQGIVNIDVYSCNGEAVGSFFLGKNEFLPFSMILKSTLKNFNMCACTDITIVAMTKTTFEKLIYNDTTIEQFLDGQKSNIIANFLKCNMINSYVQPQMRVSLMLHHMSEKFGTVDESFEYMIPKWLTQSILARLAGTTRETVGKTYRMLRNEGSLVGTERLTRSFSQKYKEYL from the coding sequence ATGGAAAGCCAAGGGATTTTACAGCGAGATAATTTTGGTTTAGTACTTTGCGAGCTAAAGAAAAAAGAATTATTTTCTTTAGTTGAAGAAGCGAGGTTACTTCCAATTGTGCAAAAAGCGGTTGTATTACAATATAAACGCGGTGAGAGATTGTTATTTAATAGTAATAATGATCAAAAAGTCTTTTTATTAACTCAAGGAATAGTCAACATAGATGTATATAGTTGTAATGGCGAGGCAGTAGGATCATTTTTTCTGGGGAAAAATGAATTTTTACCGTTTTCCATGATTTTAAAAAGTACTTTAAAGAATTTTAATATGTGTGCCTGTACGGATATAACGATTGTAGCGATGACAAAAACTACTTTTGAGAAATTAATTTACAATGATACTACGATAGAGCAATTTTTGGATGGTCAAAAAAGTAATATTATTGCTAATTTTTTGAAATGTAATATGATAAATTCATACGTTCAACCACAGATGAGAGTCAGTTTAATGCTACATCATATGAGTGAAAAATTTGGTACAGTAGATGAATCTTTTGAGTACATGATTCCTAAATGGTTAACGCAGTCGATACTTGCCAGACTTGCAGGAACTACAAGGGAAACTGTTGGAAAAACATATAGAATGTTGCGAAATGAAGGATCATTAGTTGGAACGGAGAGACTTACTCGTTCTTTTTCTCAGAAGTATAAAGAATATTTATAA
- a CDS encoding PBP1A family penicillin-binding protein: MGNDSFFKNLLSKIRYFSNKLGKWLMKEIRRYQLIRWLIIVCLTLFLIMSIYLVFIAKTANVGNLKDELQQTTEIYDYSGNKAGYLYSQKGTWKNIDNISPNITNAVLSTEDRNFYHEYGFSFKGIGRAALLLLKNKILGRNYISGGGSTLTQQLVKNAFLSQEQTFSRKAKEIFISMQVENEYSKKEILEMYLNSAYFGNGVWGVQDAAEKYFGVSAQDVTVAQAATLAGMLTNPTKYNPIDHLTNATSRRNVVLGLMAENSKITQEQANQYKKTAMTVHDNYEYESGYKYPYYFDAVINEAISKYGLSETEIMNGGYKIYTSLNQTYQTKMQNSFANSTLFPYNASDGTKAQGASIAINPNNGGVLALVGGREGSHVFRGYNRATQLIRSPGSTIKPIAVYAPALEAGYHYDSILKDKLRSYGTNKYTPHNIDNDYEGNIMMYTALAESKNAATVWLLNKIGVQNGYNMVKKFGLDVSKSDDNLSIALGGLTKGVSPYQMAEAYTAFANGGVKSSPYLITKIVDASGKTIVNNKVSSKRLISKKNANEMTSMMIDVFNDGTGVNAKPYGYTIAGKTGTTKADSGTATSDKDHWYIGYTPDIVVATWVGFDSSKYSLDNEGIRGGSALFKNEMENILPNTAKTSFTVKSAAKRLANSKNSSSANSILNGLKDAGESVSKSANSLKEKASGLFSEGKEKIQQWFGN; encoded by the coding sequence ATGGGAAATGATTCTTTTTTTAAAAATTTGTTGAGTAAAATAAGGTATTTTTCCAACAAATTGGGCAAATGGTTAATGAAGGAAATACGAAGATATCAGTTAATTCGCTGGTTAATTATAGTTTGTCTAACATTATTTTTAATAATGAGTATTTACTTGGTTTTTATTGCTAAAACTGCAAATGTGGGTAACTTGAAAGATGAATTACAACAAACAACGGAAATATATGATTATTCTGGAAATAAAGCTGGTTATTTATATTCCCAAAAAGGTACATGGAAAAATATAGATAACATTTCTCCAAACATAACTAATGCCGTTTTATCAACTGAAGATCGAAATTTTTATCATGAATATGGGTTTTCATTTAAAGGAATTGGGCGTGCAGCATTATTGCTGTTGAAAAATAAGATATTAGGTAGAAACTATATTAGTGGTGGCGGGAGTACACTTACACAACAATTAGTAAAAAATGCTTTTTTGTCACAAGAACAAACTTTTTCTCGTAAAGCAAAAGAGATTTTTATTTCAATGCAAGTCGAGAATGAGTACAGCAAAAAAGAAATTTTAGAAATGTACTTAAATAGTGCATATTTTGGAAATGGCGTTTGGGGTGTGCAAGATGCTGCTGAGAAGTATTTTGGTGTGTCAGCGCAAGACGTTACTGTTGCACAGGCTGCTACTTTGGCAGGAATGCTTACCAATCCAACAAAGTATAATCCAATTGACCATTTAACAAATGCAACTTCTCGTCGAAATGTTGTTCTTGGATTGATGGCCGAGAATAGTAAAATTACACAGGAACAGGCAAACCAGTATAAAAAAACTGCAATGACAGTGCATGACAATTATGAATATGAATCTGGTTATAAATATCCATACTATTTCGATGCGGTTATCAATGAAGCAATTAGTAAATATGGGTTGAGTGAAACTGAGATTATGAATGGTGGATATAAGATATACACGTCATTGAATCAAACATATCAAACGAAAATGCAAAATAGTTTTGCTAACTCAACTCTTTTTCCATATAATGCTAGCGATGGGACTAAGGCACAAGGTGCTTCAATTGCGATTAACCCGAATAATGGAGGAGTACTGGCTCTTGTTGGTGGGAGAGAAGGATCTCACGTTTTTCGTGGATACAATAGGGCAACACAGCTTATTCGTTCACCTGGATCTACAATCAAACCCATTGCAGTATATGCTCCAGCATTAGAAGCTGGATATCACTATGATTCAATTTTAAAAGATAAGTTACGTTCTTATGGGACTAATAAGTATACACCACATAATATAGATAATGATTATGAGGGGAATATTATGATGTACACAGCTCTTGCTGAAAGTAAGAATGCTGCGACAGTTTGGTTATTAAATAAGATAGGTGTTCAAAACGGATATAATATGGTAAAGAAATTTGGTTTGGATGTCTCAAAGAGTGATGATAATTTAAGTATTGCTTTAGGAGGATTAACGAAAGGCGTGTCACCTTATCAAATGGCCGAAGCATATACAGCATTTGCTAATGGTGGTGTAAAAAGTTCACCGTATTTAATTACTAAGATAGTAGATGCTTCTGGTAAAACGATAGTGAATAATAAGGTATCTTCAAAACGTTTAATTAGCAAGAAAAATGCGAATGAAATGACCAGTATGATGATTGATGTTTTTAATGATGGAACTGGAGTTAATGCTAAACCTTATGGTTATACAATTGCTGGTAAAACAGGAACTACTAAAGCGGATTCTGGAACTGCTACAAGTGATAAAGATCATTGGTATATTGGATATACTCCAGATATTGTTGTGGCAACATGGGTCGGTTTTGATTCATCAAAATATAGTCTTGATAATGAGGGAATTCGGGGTGGATCGGCATTATTTAAGAATGAGATGGAAAATATACTTCCTAATACTGCGAAAACATCATTTACGGTTAAGAGTGCAGCTAAGAGGCTTGCAAACTCCAAGAACAGCAGCTCAGCTAATAGTATCTTGAATGGGCTTAAAGACGCAGGGGAAAGCGTTTCCAAATCTGCTAATAGTCTAAAAGAAAAAGCAAGTGGGTTATTTAGTGAAGGAAAAGAAAAAATTCAACAGTGGTTTGGAAATTAA
- the recA gene encoding recombinase RecA has translation MADERQAALDAALKKIEKNFGKGSIMRMGEKADTQISTVSSGSLALDEALGVGGYPRGRIVEVYGPESSGKTTVALHAVAEVQSNGGVAAYIDAENALDPAYATKLGVNIDDLLLSQPDTGEQGLEIADALVSSGAIDIVVIDSVAALVPRAEIEGEMGDAHVGLQARLMSQALRKLSGTINKTKTIAIFINQIREKVGVMFGNPETTPGGRALKFYSTVRLEVRRAEQIKDGTDIIGNRVKIKVVKNKVAPPFKRAEVDIMYGEGISKTGELVDMAVEKDIVKKSGSWYSYGEDRIGQGRENAKQYLADNPETMHEIMLKVRQAYGIADESEVAEVSTDLPLDELDK, from the coding sequence TTGGCTGATGAACGACAGGCGGCACTTGATGCTGCATTGAAAAAGATAGAGAAAAACTTTGGTAAAGGTTCAATAATGCGTATGGGTGAAAAGGCCGACACGCAAATTTCAACAGTTTCAAGTGGTTCACTTGCGCTTGATGAAGCACTTGGTGTCGGCGGATATCCTCGAGGGAGAATCGTTGAGGTGTATGGGCCAGAGAGTTCAGGTAAGACAACAGTCGCATTACATGCTGTTGCTGAGGTTCAAAGTAATGGTGGTGTTGCAGCTTATATTGATGCCGAGAATGCATTAGACCCAGCTTATGCAACGAAATTAGGGGTTAACATTGATGATTTACTCCTTTCTCAACCAGATACAGGTGAGCAAGGATTAGAAATTGCAGATGCACTTGTTTCTTCCGGAGCAATTGATATTGTAGTGATTGATTCTGTTGCTGCATTGGTCCCTCGTGCCGAAATTGAAGGTGAAATGGGTGATGCACATGTTGGTCTACAAGCAAGATTGATGTCGCAAGCTCTACGTAAACTATCTGGAACTATTAATAAAACAAAAACCATTGCTATTTTTATTAATCAAATACGTGAAAAAGTTGGAGTTATGTTTGGTAACCCTGAAACAACACCAGGTGGACGTGCCCTTAAGTTTTATTCAACTGTGCGTTTAGAAGTTAGAAGAGCTGAGCAGATAAAAGATGGAACTGACATTATAGGTAACAGAGTAAAAATAAAAGTTGTAAAAAATAAAGTTGCCCCTCCATTTAAGCGGGCAGAAGTTGACATCATGTATGGCGAAGGAATTTCAAAAACAGGTGAGCTTGTTGACATGGCAGTTGAAAAGGATATTGTTAAGAAAAGTGGTTCTTGGTATTCGTATGGTGAAGATCGAATAGGACAAGGTAGAGAAAATGCCAAACAATACTTAGCAGATAATCCAGAAACAATGCACGAAATCATGTTGAAAGTAAGACAAGCTTATGGAATTGCAGATGAGAGTGAAGTCGCTGAAGTTTCGACAGATTTACCTTTGGATGAATTAGATAAATAA
- a CDS encoding YlbF family regulator yields MINIYDSANQLEQDLRNTPEYKDLKVAYEAVKADESAYQQFKEFQKAQIDFQGKQVQGNVEESDLNNIKALGEQVEKIEVIMNLMNKERTLAQLIDEINQIMFKPVSELYQS; encoded by the coding sequence ATGATTAATATATATGATTCGGCAAATCAGTTAGAACAAGATCTAAGAAATACCCCAGAATATAAGGATTTAAAAGTAGCATATGAGGCAGTTAAAGCCGACGAGAGTGCTTATCAACAATTTAAAGAATTCCAAAAAGCACAAATAGATTTTCAAGGTAAACAAGTTCAGGGAAATGTTGAAGAATCAGATCTTAATAATATTAAAGCATTGGGAGAACAGGTTGAAAAAATTGAAGTAATCATGAATTTGATGAACAAGGAAAGAACATTAGCGCAACTAATTGATGAAATCAATCAAATCATGTTTAAACCAGTGAGTGAATTATATCAAAGCTGA
- a CDS encoding metallophosphoesterase family protein — protein MKFIHCADLHLGSSFEGLSGISKSQLKIIINAGINALTKVVEVAIAENVDFILLAGDVFDGHQINLTLQFKLKNLFEKLQKHDIFVFMAFGNHDFQNLDKVNFYFPENVYIFPNQVITKKIITKNTNEEVAVTGFSYGERWVESKIENYPRHLDVKWHLGMLHGAVLEDDRLQNYAPFRLSELLSKDYDYWALGHIHNRQMLNKKPPIIYAGSLQGRNNKEVGLKGFYMIREIDGQLSPEFRPIDELEWINIDKKPSTGQSYEDIEKELIYDIEHKMNSNNQLTVVSVNLKVEGENTELLKNIQNDYLLRTLRRNITQKAFIRKINYDISTVTESNKLDQEILSQVKNDVFNRKTIDNLLGKLRELEFIDDHFNDEETNKAIFEKAKLNLIEDVESYEDFRS, from the coding sequence ATGAAGTTTATTCATTGTGCTGATTTGCATCTTGGAAGTTCTTTTGAAGGATTAAGTGGAATTAGTAAATCACAATTGAAAATTATAATAAATGCTGGAATAAATGCACTTACAAAAGTAGTTGAAGTAGCTATTGCTGAAAATGTTGATTTCATTTTACTTGCAGGTGATGTCTTTGATGGTCATCAGATTAATCTAACTTTGCAATTTAAACTTAAAAATTTGTTTGAAAAATTACAAAAGCATGATATTTTTGTGTTTATGGCATTTGGAAATCATGATTTTCAGAATTTGGACAAGGTTAATTTTTATTTCCCGGAAAATGTTTATATTTTTCCTAATCAAGTAATAACAAAAAAAATAATAACGAAAAATACAAATGAAGAAGTTGCTGTAACTGGATTTAGCTATGGGGAACGATGGGTAGAGAGTAAAATAGAAAATTATCCTCGACATCTTGATGTAAAATGGCATCTTGGAATGTTGCATGGGGCTGTATTGGAGGATGATAGATTACAAAACTATGCACCATTTAGATTGAGTGAGTTACTCAGTAAAGATTATGATTACTGGGCTTTAGGACATATCCATAATCGGCAAATGCTTAATAAGAAACCACCAATTATCTACGCTGGTTCACTTCAAGGGAGAAATAATAAAGAAGTTGGCTTAAAGGGCTTTTATATGATTAGAGAAATAGATGGACAGCTTTCTCCAGAATTTAGACCAATTGATGAACTTGAATGGATTAACATAGACAAGAAACCTTCAACAGGACAATCTTATGAGGATATAGAAAAAGAACTAATCTATGACATTGAGCATAAAATGAACAGTAATAACCAATTAACAGTAGTCAGTGTTAATCTGAAGGTAGAGGGAGAAAATACAGAATTATTGAAAAATATTCAAAATGACTATCTTTTGCGTACTTTAAGAAGGAACATAACTCAAAAGGCTTTTATTAGAAAAATAAATTATGATATAAGTACAGTGACTGAGTCTAATAAGCTGGATCAAGAAATTTTGAGTCAAGTTAAAAATGATGTTTTCAATAGAAAAACAATTGATAATTTACTAGGGAAGTTAAGAGAGCTTGAATTTATTGATGATCATTTTAATGATGAGGAGACAAACAAAGCAATTTTTGAAAAAGCAAAGTTAAATTTGATTGAGGATGTTGAAAGTTATGAAGATTTTAGAAGCTAA
- a CDS encoding competence/damage-inducible protein A, whose protein sequence is MHAEIIAVGTEILLGQIVNTNATFVAKRLADMGIDVYFESVVGDNEERLLSEIKRADSRSDLIILIGGLGPTKDDLTKQTVAKFLGKILVEDAVAMEKINRYYAETGKVMTENNKIQALYIQDSIALKNETGFAVGNYFKNENGTDFLLLPGPPSEMKPMFSHQAQPRLQETYFNDHRLFSRVLRFFGIGESMLVTKLADLIDEQTNPTIAPYAKTSEVTLRITASSKTETEAIKMLNKMENEINSRVGEFMYGYGDDNSLVAVVVDQLKSKGLTISAAESLTAGKFQSTLGSVPGVSSVFYGGVVTYSNQAKEQLLGVSHETLKNEGAVSEQTAKEMANSVREKLGTDVGISFTGVAGPAELEGQPVGTVWIGLAIKGQKTIAKLYHFSSNRYFIRERAALAGLDYIRRSL, encoded by the coding sequence ATGCATGCAGAAATAATTGCAGTAGGTACAGAAATTCTTTTAGGTCAGATTGTTAATACTAATGCTACCTTTGTTGCAAAAAGATTGGCAGACATGGGAATAGATGTTTATTTTGAGTCCGTAGTTGGTGACAATGAAGAGCGTCTTTTGAGTGAAATTAAGAGAGCTGATTCCAGAAGTGATCTTATAATCCTTATAGGGGGACTTGGACCAACAAAAGATGACTTGACAAAGCAGACAGTTGCAAAATTTTTAGGAAAAATCCTTGTTGAAGATGCAGTGGCAATGGAAAAGATTAATCGTTATTATGCTGAGACAGGAAAAGTGATGACTGAAAACAACAAAATTCAGGCACTTTATATTCAAGATTCTATTGCTCTAAAAAATGAAACTGGATTTGCAGTTGGAAATTATTTTAAAAATGAAAATGGTACAGATTTCTTATTATTACCAGGACCTCCTAGTGAAATGAAACCAATGTTTAGTCATCAAGCACAACCGCGATTGCAGGAAACTTATTTTAATGATCATCGCTTATTTTCTAGGGTACTCCGCTTTTTTGGAATAGGTGAGTCAATGTTGGTTACTAAATTAGCTGATTTGATAGACGAGCAAACTAATCCAACAATTGCTCCTTATGCAAAAACTAGCGAAGTTACTCTAAGAATCACAGCAAGTAGTAAAACAGAAACTGAAGCTATAAAAATGTTGAATAAAATGGAGAATGAAATAAATAGCCGTGTTGGCGAATTTATGTATGGCTATGGCGACGATAATAGCTTAGTTGCAGTAGTAGTTGATCAGCTGAAAAGTAAAGGTTTAACCATTTCAGCCGCAGAAAGTCTCACTGCGGGTAAGTTCCAATCAACATTGGGAAGTGTTCCAGGTGTGTCTAGCGTCTTTTATGGTGGAGTGGTTACTTATTCAAATCAGGCTAAAGAACAATTATTAGGTGTTTCTCATGAGACATTAAAAAATGAGGGAGCTGTTAGTGAACAAACAGCAAAAGAAATGGCAAATTCAGTGAGAGAGAAGCTAGGAACTGATGTTGGAATTTCCTTTACCGGAGTTGCAGGACCCGCAGAGTTGGAAGGGCAACCTGTTGGAACCGTTTGGATCGGTTTAGCGATAAAGGGACAAAAGACAATTGCAAAACTTTATCATTTCTCAAGTAATCGTTATTTTATAAGAGAAAGGGCAGCTTTAGCAGGGTTAGATTATATAAGACGTTCGCTTTAG
- the argR gene encoding arginine repressor — protein sequence MKKEVRQAKIEQLITQNDIGTQEELMEVLAHEGIKATQATISRDIREMRIIKEPNGNGRIRYTIFKGSSPSEEEKMYTTISESVIDVTRVQTMNVVHTLPRTANVLSAIIDDLEKKEVVGTIAGYDTILVISKNDEDAKSMNDLFNKYLKIGRS from the coding sequence ATGAAAAAAGAAGTTAGACAAGCTAAAATTGAACAATTAATCACGCAAAATGACATCGGAACTCAAGAGGAACTAATGGAAGTTCTGGCTCATGAGGGAATCAAGGCGACACAAGCAACGATTTCGAGAGATATAAGAGAAATGAGAATTATCAAAGAACCAAATGGAAATGGACGTATTCGTTATACTATTTTCAAGGGAAGTTCCCCTTCCGAAGAGGAAAAAATGTATACCACAATTTCAGAGTCGGTGATAGATGTTACACGAGTACAAACTATGAATGTTGTACATACTTTGCCTAGAACAGCTAATGTTTTGTCTGCAATTATTGATGATTTAGAAAAAAAAGAAGTAGTCGGAACAATTGCTGGATATGATACTATTTTGGTCATTAGTAAAAACGATGAAGATGCTAAAAGTATGAATGATTTGTTTAATAAATATTTAAAAATTGGAAGATCATAA
- the ymfI gene encoding elongation factor P 5-aminopentanone reductase yields the protein MKWALVVGASGDIGEKIVLDLAKAGWSLYLHANTGGKRVSKLIDLFRVEYPKQDFLQISTDFNDLKQVENIASQLFTLDALIFAQGTTSYGLFSQSTYANTAKIMQMQVLSPLRLIQLLESKLAKNGYGRIIFLGSVYGGSGSAMEVAYSTAKGALSAFTNAYSKEVASLGITVNVIAPGAVDTKMNSAFSDSQKSAIDNQIPMGRFAVPSEISYWISTVLDEKAGYLTGQTIYVTGGWLK from the coding sequence ATGAAATGGGCACTGGTAGTAGGTGCGTCTGGAGATATTGGTGAGAAAATTGTGCTTGATTTAGCTAAGGCAGGTTGGTCATTATATTTGCATGCAAATACTGGAGGTAAACGAGTTAGCAAGTTAATTGATTTATTTCGTGTCGAATATCCCAAACAGGACTTTTTACAAATCTCGACAGACTTTAATGACTTAAAGCAAGTTGAGAATATTGCTAGTCAGTTATTTACACTGGATGCATTGATTTTTGCGCAAGGTACCACAAGCTATGGATTATTTAGCCAAAGTACATATGCGAATACTGCTAAAATCATGCAGATGCAGGTTCTTAGCCCGTTGCGCTTAATTCAATTATTAGAAAGTAAACTTGCTAAGAATGGTTATGGAAGAATTATTTTCTTGGGATCTGTGTATGGCGGATCAGGAAGTGCAATGGAAGTGGCATATAGTACAGCAAAAGGTGCATTATCAGCTTTTACAAATGCTTATAGCAAAGAAGTTGCCTCTCTTGGAATTACTGTTAACGTTATTGCGCCAGGTGCAGTTGATACGAAAATGAATTCAGCTTTTTCTGACAGCCAAAAATCAGCAATTGACAATCAAATTCCAATGGGAAGATTTGCTGTTCCATCTGAGATTAGTTATTGGATCAGTACTGTTTTAGATGAAAAAGCTGGATATCTTACAGGACAAACAATATATGTAACAGGTGGTTGGTTGAAATAA
- a CDS encoding helix-turn-helix domain-containing protein — protein MVEIGKSLQAARIEKGYTLDDLQQITKIQKRYLIAIEDERFDALPGDFYVKAFIKQYAECVDVDPEEFLSAFESQKNTTGDAVQETVKTRSEVTRENIQKSNKVSHFLGYLPTIIVVAVVVVILGSIYYVAWSNRQKDAQTQQIESSSNVSVSSQQDAKSSSTSATSSKSKKSSSESSQKSSSSKSSKKKASKKSSSSKSKKSSKSKISLASSSGSKFVYTMTNAASTNVVKVAIDGSKAWTAVSANGSQQWQGTLSSGESHEVSLPSGTTVITINLGNSGATTLTVNGKKFNYKKDNSSLTVRTLTINLEN, from the coding sequence ATGGTTGAAATTGGAAAAAGTTTACAGGCTGCAAGAATTGAAAAAGGATATACTTTAGATGATTTGCAACAAATCACAAAAATTCAAAAAAGATACTTGATAGCAATTGAGGATGAACGCTTCGATGCATTGCCAGGGGATTTTTACGTTAAAGCATTTATTAAGCAATATGCAGAGTGTGTTGATGTTGATCCGGAAGAATTTTTAAGTGCATTTGAAAGTCAAAAAAACACAACTGGTGATGCGGTTCAAGAAACGGTAAAAACACGGAGTGAAGTTACTCGTGAAAATATTCAGAAATCAAATAAAGTTAGTCATTTTTTAGGCTATCTCCCAACTATCATTGTTGTTGCGGTAGTGGTAGTGATACTTGGATCTATCTATTACGTTGCATGGAGTAATAGACAAAAAGATGCACAAACTCAACAAATTGAGAGCAGTTCAAATGTTTCGGTTTCTTCGCAACAAGATGCTAAGTCAAGTTCAACTTCAGCGACTTCAAGCAAAAGTAAGAAGTCATCTTCTGAAAGTTCACAAAAGTCATCATCTTCTAAGAGCTCAAAGAAAAAAGCTTCAAAGAAATCTAGTAGCTCAAAGTCAAAAAAGAGCAGTAAGTCAAAAATTAGTTTAGCTTCAAGCAGTGGTTCTAAGTTTGTATATACAATGACTAATGCAGCAAGTACAAATGTTGTTAAAGTTGCAATCGATGGCAGCAAAGCCTGGACTGCAGTTTCTGCGAATGGATCTCAGCAATGGCAAGGAACTTTAAGCAGTGGAGAGAGTCATGAGGTTAGTTTACCAAGCGGAACAACGGTAATTACGATTAACTTAGGAAATTCTGGGGCTACAACGTTGACGGTTAATGGTAAGAAGTTTAATTATAAAAAAGATAACAGTTCTTTAACTGTTAGGACACTTACAATTAATTTAGAGAACTAG
- the pgsA gene encoding CDP-diacylglycerol--glycerol-3-phosphate 3-phosphatidyltransferase — protein MNLPNKLTVMRIILIPIFMLILLLPLSWGNISLGGTVVPITQILGAIIFAVASLTDFADGQIARKQHLVTNFGKFADPLADKMLVMTAFIILVSIGKVPAWVAAIIVCRELAVTGLRLIVVENDGKVIAAAMPGKIKTMTQMLSIIFLFLNNIFFATVGIPIGEILLYICLFFTVYSGIEYFVNSKEIFADSFDK, from the coding sequence ATGAATTTACCAAACAAACTTACGGTTATGCGTATTATTCTAATTCCAATTTTTATGTTAATCTTGTTATTACCACTTAGCTGGGGAAATATTTCTCTTGGAGGTACAGTAGTTCCCATAACACAGATTTTAGGTGCGATAATTTTTGCTGTTGCTTCACTTACAGATTTTGCCGATGGACAAATTGCTCGTAAACAACATTTAGTAACGAATTTTGGCAAATTTGCTGATCCCTTGGCTGATAAAATGCTTGTGATGACGGCTTTTATTATTTTGGTTTCAATTGGTAAGGTTCCGGCATGGGTAGCAGCAATAATTGTTTGTCGCGAACTCGCAGTTACAGGTTTACGTTTGATTGTTGTTGAGAATGATGGCAAGGTGATTGCAGCAGCAATGCCTGGGAAGATTAAAACGATGACACAAATGTTATCAATTATTTTTCTTTTTTTAAATAACATATTTTTTGCTACTGTCGGTATTCCGATAGGGGAAATTTTGTTATATATTTGTCTATTCTTCACCGTATATTCAGGAATTGAATATTTTGTAAACAGTAAAGAAATATTTGCTGATTCATTTGATAAATAA